A window of Streptomyces profundus genomic DNA:
GGCGACCGAGACGGCCAACTCGTGGTCGATGTGGTTGAGTTGCTCGACGGTCCGCTCCCTGACCTGGCGCGCGTCGACCTTGCCGAGTTCGAAGCGGTAGGCCGCGACGATATGGCTCTTCTCCCAGGGCGCCATGCTGTTCCAGAAGAGCTGGGCCTGGCTGTAGTGGTCGGAGAAGCTGTCGCTGCGCTTGCGGATCTTGTCGCCGTCGACGCGCACCTGGTGGTGTCGGAACGCGCCGGCGTCGACGGAGGCCATCGCGGGGCAGCCGCCGCCCAGGCTGTTGGGCGCGTAGGCGGTCGGGTCGGGATGGATGCGGTGCTGGCCGTAGCCGTCCCGCTGGTTGTTGCGGACCGTGGCGAGGGGCTGGTTGACCGGCAGCTGCTGGAAGTTGGGGCCGCCCAGCCGGATCAGCTGGGTGTCCAGATAGGAGAAGTTCCGGCCCTGGAGCAGCGGGTCGTTGGTGAAGTCGATGCCGGGAACCACATGCGCGGTGTGGAACGCGACCTGCTCGGTCTCGGCGAAGAAGTTGTCCGGGTTGCGGTCCAGCGTCATCCGGCCGATCGGCCGCAGGGGGACGATCTCCTCGGGGATGATCTTGGTGGGGTCGAGCAGGTCGAAGTCGAACGAGAACTCGTCCTCCTCCGGCACGAGTTGGACGGCCAGCTCGTACTCGGGAAAGGCGCCGGACGCGATGGCGTCCCAGAGGTCCCGCCGGTTGAAGTCCGGGTCGGCGCCGGCGATCTGCTGGCACTCGTCCCAGACCAGGGAGTGGGTGCCGAGCAGCGGGCGCCAGTGGAACTTCACAAAGGTGCCCCGGCCCTGGGCGTTCACCAGCCGGAAGGTGTGCACCCCGAAGCCCTGCATCATCCGGTAGCTGCGGGGCAGCGCCCGGTCCGACATCAGCCACATCACGGTGTGCAGGGTCTCCGGCTGGAGCGAGACGAAGTCCCAGAAGGTGTTGTGCGCCGAGGCCGCCTGCGGCATCTCGTTGTTGGGCTCCGGCTTGACCGCGTGCACGAAGTCCGGGAACTTGATCGCGTCCTGCACGAAGAAGACCGGAAAGTTATTGCCGACCAGATCGTAGTTGCCCTCGCGGGTATAGAACTTGGTCGCGAAGCCGCGCACGTCGCGCACCGTGTCGGCCGAGCCGCGCGAGCCGGCCACCGTGGAGAAGCGGACGAAGACCGGGGTGCTGCGGGACGGGTCCTGGAGGAAGTCCGCCCTGGTGAGATCGGCCAACGACTCGTACGGGCGGAAGTGCCCGTAGGCGCCGGCACCCCGCGCGTGCACCACCCGCTCGGGGATGCGCTCGTGGTCGAAGTGGGTGATCTTCTCCCGGAAGTGGAAGTCCTCCAGCAGGGTCGGCCCGCGTTCACCGGCGCTCAGCGAGTTGTCGGTGTCATCGACCTTGGTACCGAAGTTGGTGCTGAATGGGGCGTCCTCGCCCCGGTCGCGCAGCGGATCCAGCTGCCGCTGCTTGTCCAGTGGTTCCTCGCCGGGCATCGGCTCTCCTTCGCATCGGTCCAGGGCCGCGGGTGTGGGCGCAGCCGGGCGGCACCCGTATCGGGTGCCGCCCGGGGGCTCGGCGCGCCGCGAGCCGGTCCACGGCGCGCGCCGCCGGCGCCGAGTTTCCCGCGCCAACGGGGACAAAGCCGTGCAAACCGGCGCCTCCGGCGTGGCGCGGACCGGGCCGGAGGCGGCAGGGGCCGACGAGGGTCCGACGAAGGCCCTGCGGAGGCTCAGCCGGGGCTCAGCGCGGCCCGCCCGGTCAGGGCGGCCACCGCGCTCAGCAACTCCTCGTCGCCGATCGCGTCAAGGCTGGGCACATCCCGATCACCGAGACGCAGATGCGGCACCCGATAGGGCAGCAGATGGTCGGAGCCCAGACAGGGCGGCAGCAGGCTGACGATCGGGGTGTGCACCGCGGCGGCGAGCTGGGCGGGCGCGGTGGCCCCGGCGACCATGGCCCTGGCGCCGGCGATGACGCCCGCCAGCCGGGGCAGCCCGGTCAGCCCCCCCAGGTCCAGGGCGCGCCCACCGGCCACCCGCCGCGTCAACGCGCGCTCGTCCGGGCCCCCCGTCACCACCACCCGGTGTCCTGCGTCAGCCAGGGCGGCCACCGCGCCCTCGGCCCGCGCCGGCGTCCAGGCGCGCTCGGCCACCGTCCCTCCCGGGTGGACCACCAGATACTCGCCCGTTCCGGTCAGCCCGCCGGCCCCCGGATGGGCCCTGATGCCCAGCGCGCCGTCGTCGCCCACCGGCAGCGGGAAGCCGGCGGCGGCGGCCAGGTCCAGGGCGGCCTCCGCCTCGTGCCGCCGCTCGGCCCGCCGGTTGCGGAGCCGCAGCAGCGGTCCCGGGGCGTGCTCGCAGTCGGCCGCCACCCAGGGCACCCCGGCGAGCTTGAGCAGCAGCGCCGCGGGCAGCGGGCTCTGCCGGGGCGAGGCGAAGATCAACGCGCGGTCGAAGCGCCGCTCGGCCAGGCGTTCCACCAGCTCGTTCACGGTGGAACGCTGGACCGCCGGCGGTGAGATGGACACCCGTGGCGCGTCGTAGACCAGTACCTCGTCCACCCCGGGCAGCAGCCGTCCCGCCGCGTGGCCGCGTGGACCGCACAGCAGCGTGGTGGACATCGAGCCGGCCGCCACCGCCCGTACGGCGGGGCCGGCCAGCAGCACGTCGCCCGCGCCGTCGAGGCGGACGACCAGGGTGTGCGGTGCCTGGCTCATGCGCGGGCGAGTCTCCTGATCCGCCCGGGGCAAACCCGCGACGGGACGCGGACGCGCCGGCGGCCGGCGCCACGGGGGCGCCGGCCGCCGGCTGACGGTCTCTGGGTGCCGCTGGCGCGCTATCCGCGCACCCGGGCGCTCTCCCGCGCGGCGGCCGTGACGGGCACCTTGGCCGGGGCCTGCGTCGGCTCGTCGCCCTCGATCGCGGCCCTGACCCGCTCACAGGCCCGGTTCAGCAGCCGGGAGACATGCATCTGCGAGATGCCCAGTTGATCGGCGATCCGGCTCTGTGTCATGCCGTGGAAGTACCGCAGATACAGGATGTGCCGCTCCCGTTCGGGCAGCGAGCGCAGCGGATGGCGGACCGCCTCCCGATCCACCACCCGGTCGAACCCCGGCTCCAGCGTGCCCAGGGTGTCAAGCAGCGAGTAGTCGCCGTCCGCGCCCGGGAGTTCGGCGTTCAGCGACAGGGTGCTGTAGCTGTCCAGGGCCTCAAGGCCGGTCCGCACCTCGTCCTCGGTGAGCCCGCTGTGCTCGGCCAGCTGCGCGACGCTCGGCCCCCGGTCGTCCAGCCGGAAGCTCAGCTGCCGCGCGGAGGCGCGCACCCTGTTCCGCAGCTCCTGGGTCCGCCTGGGCACGTGCAGGCCCCACATGTGGTCGCGGAAGTGCCGCTTGACCTCGCCCACGATGGTGGGCACGGCATAGCTCTCGAAGGGGCGCCCCCGGCTGGGGTCGTAGCGGTGCACCGCCTTCACCAGGCCGAGCGCCGCCACCTGTTCCAGATCCTCCAGGGCCTCGCCGCGATCCCTGAACGTGCGGGCCAGCCGGTCCGCCATCGGAATCCAGGCGCAGATGACATCCCGGTACAGCGCCTCGCGTTCCGGACACGGTGGCAGTTCCGCGATGCGGAGGAACTGCCGGCTGGTATCCGGCGCGTCGTCGTGCGGATGGCGCTTCTTACGGGGGCGTGCTGGGGTATTCATTCCTGCTCTCCCAGGTGAGGGTGGGCGTGCGATTCCGCGCTGAACTCGCCACGGGAAGAGACCGCTGTCCCTCAGTCTGCACGCGAAAGCCGCCCCCCACATCTTGAGCGGGACGAGCGCCCCGAAAGCCCTTCGGCGGGGATGGCGAGAGGGTTATCCCGGCCGCGTCCGGTTACCCGCCTGCCAAGGGGGCGAACAGCAGAGAATCGCCCCCGATGGCCCATTGGAAAGGAACGCCATCATGACCTATGGAACCTTTATGTCCACCGTCAGGGAACGGGGAGAATACGCCGCGGACGAGGCCGAGCGCATTGTCGAGGCGGTTATCGGCACCCTCGGTGAACGGCTGCCCGACACCTCAGCCGAACATCTGGCCGACCAGCTGCCCACGCCGCTCGCCGACATCGTCGACAGGTCCGAGGGGCCGGCGCGGACCTGGGGCGTCGAGGAGTTCATCAGCCGGGTCGCCGAGCACGCCGAGGAGGACGAGGACAGCGCCGGGGACCACACCCGGATCGTGCTCTCCGTGCTCGCCGACCAGATCACCGGGGGCGAGATGAACAAGCTGATCAGCCAACTGCCGTCCGGCTACGCGGAGCTGTTCGGCCACGGCGAACTGAGCTGAGCCGAACGAGCCGCGCCGCACGGGCCGGGCGGCACGGGCCGGGTGGCGCCCCGCCCACGGACGGCCCAAAGCGCCCCGCCATGGCCGGGCCGCAGTACAACGGGTGCCGCGAGCCGGGCGAGAGGACACCATGGCGACGTTGGCACCACCACGGCCCGGGCCGCCCAGGGACGGGCCGCGCCGACCCGCCAGGCCCTCCCCGGTTGAGTGGCTGACCACCACCGACCACAAGCGGATCGGGCAGCTCTATCTGGCCACCTCGTTCCTCTTCTTCCTACTGGCCGGCGTGCTCGCGCTGCTGATGCGCGCCGAACTGGCCAGGCCCGGCCTCCAGTTGCTCAGCGCCGAGCAGTACAACCAGGCGTTCACCCTGCACGGCACCGTGATGATGCTGCTCTTCGCGACGCCGCTCTTCATCGGCTTCGGCAATGTCGTCGTGCCGCTCCAGATCGGCGCCGCCGATGTGGCCTTCCCCCGGATGAACGCGCTGGCGTACTGGCTGTTCCTGTTCGGCGGACTGATGGTGGTCGGCTCGCTGCTCACCCCCGAGGGCCCGGCGGCCTTCGGCTGGTTCGCCTACGCTCCGCTGAACAGCGCCGTCTACTCGCCGGGCGTGGGCCCCGACCTCTGGGTGATGGGCCTGTCGCTCTCCGGCTTCGGCACCATCATGGGCGCGGTCAACTTCATCACGACGATCATCTGCCTCCGCGCGCCCGGGATGACGATGTTCCGGATGCCGATCTTCACCTGGAACGTGCTGCTGACCAGCGTGCTGGTGCTGCTGGCCTTCCCGGTCCTGGCCGCGACGCTGTTCGCCCTGGCGTCCGACCGGATCCTCGGCTCCCACGTGTTCGACGCGGCCAACGGGGGAGCGCTGCTGTGGCAGCACCTCTTCTGGTTCTTCGGCCACCCGGAGGTCTACATCATCGCGTTGCCGTTCTTCGGCATCGTCTCGGAGATCATCCCGGTCTTCAGCCGTAAACCGATCTTCGGCTATCTGGGGCTGGTCGCGGCGACGGTGACGATCACCGGGCTCTCGGCTGTGGTGTGGGCCCACCACATGTTCGCGACCGGCGCCGTGCTGCTGCCTTTCTTCTCGCTGCTGTCCTTTCTCATCGCGGTACCGACCGGCGTCAAGTTCTTCAACTGGATCGGCACCATGATGAAGGGCTCGCTCTCCTTCGAGACGCCCATGCTCTGGTGCGTGGGATTTCTGGTGACGTTCCTCTTCGGCGGGTTGACCGGTGTGCTCCTGGCGTCGCCACCGCTCGACTTCCAGGTGACGGACAGCTACTTCGTGGTGGGCCACTTCCATTACGTGGTCTTTGGCACCGTGGTCTTCGCGATGTTCGCCGGATTCCACTTCTGGTGGCCGAAGATGACCGGGCGTCTGCTCGACGAACGGCTCGGGAGAATTCACTTCTGGACGCTCTTCGTCGGTTTTCACACGACCTTCCTGGTCCAGCACTGGCTCGGCGCCGAGGGCATGCCGCGCCGTTACGCCGACTATCTCGCCGCTGACGGCTTCACGGGGCTCAACATGATCTCCAGCATCGGGGCCTTTCTGCTGGGCCTCTCCACGCTGCCGTTCCTCTACAACGTGTGGCACACCACGCGCACCGCTCCCGTGGTCGGGTGCGACGACCCCTGGGGGTACGGGCGCTCCCTGGAGTGGGCCACCTCCTGCCCGCCGCCGCGCCACAACTTCACCACGCTGCCCCGCGTCCGCTCGGAGTCACCGGCCTTCGACCTGCACCACCCCGAGGTGGCCAGGGACGACCAGCGGCGGCACACGCGCCGGGACGCTCTCGACACCGCCGGCTGAGCCGGGGGCAGGGCCCGGGGCCCGCTCAGGGGTGACGCCAGTGGTCGGTCTCCAGCGCCGACGAGCCGGTGGGGCCCATCGTCAGCATCCCGCCGTCAACGGGCCAGGACGCCCCCGTGACATAGCTGGCCCGCTCGCTCGCCAGAAACGCGATCACCTCGCCGACCTCGCTCGGGTCGCCCGGGCGCCGCAGCGGGATGCCGGGACGCTCCAGGGTGTGCACGTCGACATCCACATAGCCGTTCATCGGCGTCGCGATCTCGCCGGGCGCCACCGCGTTGACCCGGATGCCGTGCTGGGCCAGCTCCAGGGCCATCACCTGGGTGAGCAGCCCGAGCCCGCCCTTGGCCGCGCAGTAGGGCGCGGTGCGCACCCGGGGCTGGTGCTCGTGCACGCTGGTCACATTGACGATGCTGCCGCCGCCGCCCTGGCGGATCATCCAGCGTGCCGCGCGCTGTGCGAGCAGCATCGGGCCGATCATGTTGACGTTCAGCACCCGGTACATCTCCGGGAGTTCCACGTCCAGAAAGTCGACGTTGCTCCCTGTGCCGGCGTTGTTGACCAGGATGTCGAGGCGGCCGAACCGTTCCGCCAACACGTCCACCACATCGGCGGCCTCGGGCAGCCGGGCGAGATCCACCTCCGCCGTCTCCGCGCGGCGCCCGGCAGCGGTGACCGCGCGGGCCGTGGTCTCGGCGGCCTCCGCGTCGCCGAACCAGGCGATGCCCACATCCACGCCCTGCCGCGCGAGAGCGATCGCCGTGGCGCGGCCGATCCCCGAGTTGGCACCCGTGACGACGGCCACCGGCGCGGCCGTCGCTTCCCCCGAGGTCGTTTCCGGGGAGTTCCGTTCCGTCATGAGTCACACTCCGTGCTCGTTCGCTCGCTCTTGCGTCCGCGTGGCGCGGCGCGCATCGAGCCCTACCCTCGCGCAGCCGCCGTCAGCACGGCGCGCGGGGTCAACGAACGGCGCGCGTCCGGTGTCCCGCGCCCCCCGGGGACCGCTGGTTTACACCACCCCTGGACGGATACTCGCGCTCCATGAGCGATCAGCTGCCCTCGCAGGCCGAGGGGGAGCGGGACGAGGAACTGCCCCCGGACGTCGAGTCCGACGACGAGCGGGCGCGCAGCGGCCACGACCACCCCCGGCAGACCCCCTCGCAGGCCGAGGGCGAGCGGATGGACGACCGCGACGACGAGTGACGGGGGCCTAATCGCCCTCGGAGGTCGCCGGGCCCACCAGCTCGGCCAGCACGTCCTCCATCGTCACGAAGCCCAGCAGGGTGCCGCGCTCGTTGACCACCGAGGCCAGATGGGTCTCCGCGGCGCGCATCGCGGTCAACACGTCGTCCAGCCTGGTGTCGAGACGGACCTGGACCACCGGATGCAGCAGCCGGCGGGGGAACGGGCGGTCGCGGGCGGTCGTGGCCAGCGCGTCCTTCACATGGAGGAAGCCCAGCACGGTCCGCCCGGGCCCGGTCACCGGCAGCCGGGAGAAGCCCGAGGTCGCCGAAGCGTGCTCCAGTTGACGTGGGGTGACCAGATGCCCCACCGTGACCATCCGGCTGGCCGGCACCATGATCTCGGTCACCGTGCGGCTGCCCAACTCCAAGGCGTCCCGCAGGCGTTCGCTCTCCTCGGCGGCCAGCAGCCCCGCCGCGTTGGAGTCGGCCACCATCTCCGCCAGCTCCATCTCGGTGAAGACCGCCGCCACCTCGTCCCTCGGCTCGACGCGCAGCAGCCGCAGCAGCACGTTGGCGAACGCGTTGATGCCGAAGATCACCGGGCGCAGCGCCTGGGTCAGCGCCACCAGCGAGGGGCCCAGCAGCAGCGCCGTCCGCTCCGGCGCGGCCAGCGCGATGTTCTTCGGCACCATCTCGCCGAAGAGCATGTGCACATAGGTCGCCACCGAGAGCGCCAGCGCGAAGGAGATCGGGTGCACCAGCGAGGCGGGCACCCCGGCCGCGTCGAACGCCGGTTCCAGCAGATGCGCCATCGCCGGCTCGGCCACCGCGCCCAGCACCAGCGAGGTCACCGTGATGCCCAGCTGGGCCGTGGCCATCATCGCCGACAGATGCCGCAGCGCCCACAGCACCGTGGCCGCGCCCCGCTCGCCCCGTTCGGCGCGTGGCTCGATCTGGTCCCTGCGGACCGAGATCAGCGCGAACTCGGCGCCGACGAAGAACGCGTTGGCCAGGATGGACAGCGCGCCGAGCGTCAGTTGGACCGCGATCATCGCGCCCCCTCCCGGCCCTGGGCGTCCGCTTCGGGTGGGGGCGCGGTGATCCCCACCCGCTCCGCGCGGTGCCGGGCCGTCCGCAGCACGGTCAGCCGCCAGCCGGCGACCTCCACCGTGTCGCCCGTCGCCGGGATGCGGGCCAGCTCCGTCGCCAGCAGCCCGGCGACCGTCTCATAGGGCCCCTCCGGCACCTGGAGCCCGATCGCGGCCAGCTGGTCGACCCGGGCGCTGCCGCCCGCCTCCCAGTGCCCAGGCCCTATCGGCGCCAGATCGGGGGTCTGCTGCGGATCGTGCTCGTCCCGCACCTCGCCGACGACCTCCTCGACGATGTCCTCCAGGGTGACCACGCCAGCGGTGCCGCCGTACTCGTCGACGACCACGCCCAGCGAACGGGTGCCTCGCAGCCGCTCCAGCAGCCGGTCGACGGGGAGGCTGTCCGGCACCAGCACCGGCTCGGTCAGCAGGTCGAGCACGGAGGTCTCGGCCCTCGCCGGCCCTTCGAGCGCCAGCACGTCCTTGATGTGCACCATCCCCACCACCTCGTCCAGGGTCCGCTCGTAGACGGGGAACCGGGACAGGCCCGTCTCCCTGGTCAGCTCAGCCGCGTCCGAGCCGGTCGCCGTCGCCGGCAGGGCCCGCACATCGACCCGGGGCGTCATCACGTTCTGCGTGGTCAGCTCCGCCAGGTGCAGGGTCCGCACGAACAGCTCGGCCGAGTCGCGCGGCAGCACCCCCTCGGCCGCCGAGTGCCGCGCCAGCGCCACCAGCTCCTGCGGGGACCGAGCCGACGCCAGCTCCTCCGTCGGCTCGATGCCGAAGCCGCGCACCAGCCGGTTCGCCATCCCGTTGAGATGCCGGATGAACGGGCCGAACACGTTGGTGAACAGCCGGTGCGGGGTGGCGATCGCGCGGGCCACCGGCACCGGGCGGGAGATCGCCCAGTTCTTCGGCACCAGCTCGCCCACCACCATCAGCACCACCGTGGAGAGACCCACGCCCAGCACCAGGGCCAGCGTCGACGAGGCCCCGGACGGCAGGCCCGTCGCGTCCAGCGGGCCGCGCAGCAGCGCCGAGACCGACGGCTCGGCGAGCATGCCGATCACCACCGAGGTCACCGTGATGCCGAGCTGCGCCCCGGACAGCTGGAACGTCAGCTCGCGCACGGCGCGCACCGCGCTGGCCGCGCCCGGCTGGCCCTCGCGGGCCGCCCGCTCCAGCTGGCCGCGTTCCACCGTGGTCAACGAGAACTCGGCCGCCACGAACACCGCGCAGGTCAGCGTCAGACCCAGCGCCACAAACAACAGCAGGACTTCCGTCACGCGCCCATCCTCCCCTCGTCCCCCGCCGGTTCGTCGGATGTACCGCGTTTGCCCCGGTAGCGCCCGGGTACTCGGCGCGGCGCCACAACGCACGGCCGGCGGGGACGAAAGGGAGCTGCCGCGATGGAGCAGGAGATCGACCCCTATGTGGCGGCCCGGCCCTCGGCCGACGGGCGCGAACTGCTGGTCACGCTGGGCTCGGGCCGGGTGGTGCGGATGCGCTGTAGCGTCCCCGTGCCCGGCGTGCTGCGGATCCGCACGGCCGACGGGGCGGCCGACGACGGGACGCCCGTGCTGGTCCCGTTGGACGACCGGCCGGCCACCCTCACCCGCACGGCGGACGGCGTGGAGATCACCGGGCCCGAGGTGCGCGCCATCTGGGACACCGGCGGCGAGGAGGGCGGCCCCGATATCGTGCAGGGCCTGCGGTTCGGCGCCTTCCGACGCTTCGCCACCCCGGACGCCGACACCGTGCCCTACCGCGCCGGCTACCGGCCGGCCGCGAACGGGCGGCCCGCCGGCTGGCTGGAGACCGTCCATCTGGCGCCCGGCGCGGCCGTCTACGGCGGCGGCGAGAGCTATCAGGGCATCGACCTGCGCGGACGGCTCCGCCGGATGCGCAACACCGAACAGAACCGGGACGGCGGCCGTGACTCCGCCTACCTCAACATCCCGCTGCTCTGGTCCGACGCCGGCTGGGGCCTCTTCGCGCACACCGGCGCCCAGGTGGACGCCGACGTCGGGGCCACCCACTCGGAGGCCGGCTGTATCCGGATCGACGGCGAGGACCTGGACCTGTTCCTGATCAACGGGGACGCCCCCACCATCCTCGCCCGCTATCTGGCGCTGACAGGGCGTCCCCGCACGCTGCCCGACTGGGCCTTCGGCGTGTGGATGAGCCGCTCCTCCTACTTCACCGCCGACGAGGTCGTGGAGACCGTCGACGAACTGCTCAGGGCCGGCTGCCCGGTCGACGTGATCCATGTCGACGAATGGCTCGACGAGTCCGTCCTCGCCGACGCGGCCTGGTACACCGAGGCCGACCGCGCCCGCTTCCCCGAGGGCTGGGCCCACCGCCTCGCCGAACGCGGGGTGCGGCTGAGCCTGTGGATCAACCCCTACATCAAACGGGACAGCCCGCTGGGCGACGAGCTGGCCGCACGCGGCTATCTGGTCCAGGACGGCGAAGGCCGGCCGGCCGCCATCGCCGACGACCCCCGCACCTGCGCGCTGGACTTCACCCGACCGGAGGCGCGCGAATGGTGGTGCGAACGACTGGCGACGACCCTGCGCACCGAACACAACGCGGCCGTGCTCTCCGACTTCGGTGAGGAGATCCCCGACGACGCGGTCTTCGCCGACGGACACCGGGGCACCGACTGGCACAACACCTATGGGCTGATCTACCAGGACACCGTGCACGAGGCGGGACGCCGGGCCAGGGCGGGCGACTTCGTCGCCATCTCCCGTTCCGGCACGGCCGGTTCACAGCGCGATCCGGCGCACTGGGCCGGCGATCTGCCGTCCACCTGGACGGGGCTCGTGTCCACGCTGCGCGCGGTGCTGTCCATGTCGCTCAGCGGATGTTCAGTGGTCACCCATGACGCGGGCGGCTTCTGGACACCCGCGTCCCTGCGCAGAGCCAAGGAGCTGCGCGCCACCATGACGCCGGACGCCGTGCGCAGCGATGTGGACCCGGAACTGTACGGGCGCTGGGCCCAGTGGGCCGCGTTCTCCCCGCTGATGCGCTTCCACGGGCTCGGCCGGCGCGAGCCCACCGCCTACCCCGAGCCGGCGCGCGGCGCGGCGATCGCCGCCTGTCGGCTCAGGCGGCGGCTGCGCCGCTATGTCGCCTCCTCCTCCGAGCGCGGCGCGGCCGACAACCTGCCGCTGATGCGCCCCATGCCGCTCGCCTACCCCGGCGTCCCCGAGGCGCGCGGCGCCGACGCGCAGTATCTGCTGGGCCCCGATGTGCTGGTCGCCCCCGTGCTGGAACCAGGCGGCCGACGGCTGCTCTGGGTGCCGGAAGGCGACTGGATCCCGCTGGTCGGCTGCCCGCCGCTGAGCGGTCCAGGATGGCACGAAGTGCGCTGCGCGGCCGACGAGTTCCCCGCCTTCGTCCGCGCGGAACGGGGCGTGCGGGCCGTCCTCGACGACGAGGACGCCGTCGAGGAGACGGTCGGGGACGCCGCCGAACGCCCCGACAGCCGCCGTTAGTCGCCGTTGGTCGCCGTCAGTCCCCTGGCTTGTCCGGTTGGCCGCGGAAGGCCGACAGGATCTCGTCGGCGGCCAGCGTCGGCGTCAACGTCCCGTCCCGCACCCGCCGTTCGAGCGTCGGGGACAGCTCGCGCACCGCGGGGTGCTGGTGCAGCTCGCCGAGCAGCTGGTCCCTGACCATGTTCCACGTCCACCGCACCCGCTGGTCGTCCCGCTTCGCCGCCAGCCGGCCGTGCGTCTCCAGGGTGTCCCGATGCTGCCTGACGCGCTCCCAGATCTTGTCGAGCCCGGTCTCCTCGCGCGCGCTACAGGAGAGCACCGGCGGCGTCCAGATCGCGTCCACCGGCTGCATCATCCGGAGCGCGCCGCGCAACTCCCGCGCCGCGCCCCGAGCGTCCCGCTCGTGCGGACCGTCCGCCTTGTTGACGGCGAGCACGTCCGCCAGCTCCAACACGCCCTTCTTGATGCCCTGGAGCTGGTCCCCTGTTCTGGCGAGCGTCAACAGCAGGAAGGTGTCGACCATGTCGGCGACCGCCGTCTCCGACTGGCCGACGCCCACCGTCTCCACCAGCACGACGTCATGCCCCGCCGCCTCCATCACGACGATGGCCTCCTGGGTGGCCTTGGCCACCCCGCCCAGCGTGCCCGCGCTCGGCGAGGGACGGACGAACGCGTGGGGATCGACGGCGAGCCGCTCCATCCGGGTCTTGTCGCCCAGGATGGAGCCGCCGGTGCGCGTCGACGACGGGTCGACGGCCAGCACGGCGACCCGGTGCCCCTCACTGGTGAGCAGGGTGCCGAAGGCGTCGATGAAGGTGGACTTCCCGACGCCGGGCACCCCGCTGACCCCGATCCGGTGCGCCTTGCCCGCGTGCGGCAGCAACTCCAGCAGCAACTGCTGCGCGAGCACCCGGTGGGCGGGCTTGCGGGACTCGATGAGGGTGATGGCACGCGCCACCCAGGAGCGGGTGCCGGCCAGCACCCCCTCGGTGTACGTGGCGAGGTCGGGAGCCGTCACCGATCGTGCCCCAGGTTGGTCGCGAGCTGATCCAGCAGATCGATGGCGCACTCGGGGATGACCGTGCCGGGCGGGAACACGGCGGCGGCGCCCGCCTCGTGGAGCGCGGGGATGTCCCCCGGCGGGATCACGCCGCCCACCACGATGGTGATGTCCTCCCGGCCCGCCTTCGCCAACTCCTCGCGCAGCGCCGGCACCAGGATGAGGTGACCGGCGGCCAGCGAGGAGACGCCGACGACATGCACGTCGGCCTCCACC
This region includes:
- a CDS encoding catalase, whose product is MPGEEPLDKQRQLDPLRDRGEDAPFSTNFGTKVDDTDNSLSAGERGPTLLEDFHFREKITHFDHERIPERVVHARGAGAYGHFRPYESLADLTRADFLQDPSRSTPVFVRFSTVAGSRGSADTVRDVRGFATKFYTREGNYDLVGNNFPVFFVQDAIKFPDFVHAVKPEPNNEMPQAASAHNTFWDFVSLQPETLHTVMWLMSDRALPRSYRMMQGFGVHTFRLVNAQGRGTFVKFHWRPLLGTHSLVWDECQQIAGADPDFNRRDLWDAIASGAFPEYELAVQLVPEEDEFSFDFDLLDPTKIIPEEIVPLRPIGRMTLDRNPDNFFAETEQVAFHTAHVVPGIDFTNDPLLQGRNFSYLDTQLIRLGGPNFQQLPVNQPLATVRNNQRDGYGQHRIHPDPTAYAPNSLGGGCPAMASVDAGAFRHHQVRVDGDKIRKRSDSFSDHYSQAQLFWNSMAPWEKSHIVAAYRFELGKVDARQVRERTVEQLNHIDHELAVSVAVGIGVQPPAEPVAENAGRTSPALSMAVGQPGTIATRKIAILVADGVSATDVMAARDALRGGGAVPEVLAAHDGEVGSEDGGAVKVDRAMSTMSSVLYDAVVVPGGEASVLELSRDGLALHYVAQAFKHGKAIAALGSGVGLLREIGLPGIRLADVGDRAVDNLGVVTGTDAATVVTAFADVVAQHRVWERDSDRTAA
- a CDS encoding glycosyltransferase family 9 protein; the protein is MSQAPHTLVVRLDGAGDVLLAGPAVRAVAAGSMSTTLLCGPRGHAAGRLLPGVDEVLVYDAPRVSISPPAVQRSTVNELVERLAERRFDRALIFASPRQSPLPAALLLKLAGVPWVAADCEHAPGPLLRLRNRRAERRHEAEAALDLAAAAGFPLPVGDDGALGIRAHPGAGGLTGTGEYLVVHPGGTVAERAWTPARAEGAVAALADAGHRVVVTGGPDERALTRRVAGGRALDLGGLTGLPRLAGVIAGARAMVAGATAPAQLAAAVHTPIVSLLPPCLGSDHLLPYRVPHLRLGDRDVPSLDAIGDEELLSAVAALTGRAALSPG
- a CDS encoding SigB/SigF/SigG family RNA polymerase sigma factor, encoding MNTPARPRKKRHPHDDAPDTSRQFLRIAELPPCPEREALYRDVICAWIPMADRLARTFRDRGEALEDLEQVAALGLVKAVHRYDPSRGRPFESYAVPTIVGEVKRHFRDHMWGLHVPRRTQELRNRVRASARQLSFRLDDRGPSVAQLAEHSGLTEDEVRTGLEALDSYSTLSLNAELPGADGDYSLLDTLGTLEPGFDRVVDREAVRHPLRSLPERERHILYLRYFHGMTQSRIADQLGISQMHVSRLLNRACERVRAAIEGDEPTQAPAKVPVTAAARESARVRG
- a CDS encoding DUF2267 domain-containing protein; this encodes MTYGTFMSTVRERGEYAADEAERIVEAVIGTLGERLPDTSAEHLADQLPTPLADIVDRSEGPARTWGVEEFISRVAEHAEEDEDSAGDHTRIVLSVLADQITGGEMNKLISQLPSGYAELFGHGELS
- the ctaD gene encoding cytochrome c oxidase subunit I, which translates into the protein MATLAPPRPGPPRDGPRRPARPSPVEWLTTTDHKRIGQLYLATSFLFFLLAGVLALLMRAELARPGLQLLSAEQYNQAFTLHGTVMMLLFATPLFIGFGNVVVPLQIGAADVAFPRMNALAYWLFLFGGLMVVGSLLTPEGPAAFGWFAYAPLNSAVYSPGVGPDLWVMGLSLSGFGTIMGAVNFITTIICLRAPGMTMFRMPIFTWNVLLTSVLVLLAFPVLAATLFALASDRILGSHVFDAANGGALLWQHLFWFFGHPEVYIIALPFFGIVSEIIPVFSRKPIFGYLGLVAATVTITGLSAVVWAHHMFATGAVLLPFFSLLSFLIAVPTGVKFFNWIGTMMKGSLSFETPMLWCVGFLVTFLFGGLTGVLLASPPLDFQVTDSYFVVGHFHYVVFGTVVFAMFAGFHFWWPKMTGRLLDERLGRIHFWTLFVGFHTTFLVQHWLGAEGMPRRYADYLAADGFTGLNMISSIGAFLLGLSTLPFLYNVWHTTRTAPVVGCDDPWGYGRSLEWATSCPPPRHNFTTLPRVRSESPAFDLHHPEVARDDQRRHTRRDALDTAG
- a CDS encoding SDR family oxidoreductase, coding for MTERNSPETTSGEATAAPVAVVTGANSGIGRATAIALARQGVDVGIAWFGDAEAAETTARAVTAAGRRAETAEVDLARLPEAADVVDVLAERFGRLDILVNNAGTGSNVDFLDVELPEMYRVLNVNMIGPMLLAQRAARWMIRQGGGGSIVNVTSVHEHQPRVRTAPYCAAKGGLGLLTQVMALELAQHGIRVNAVAPGEIATPMNGYVDVDVHTLERPGIPLRRPGDPSEVGEVIAFLASERASYVTGASWPVDGGMLTMGPTGSSALETDHWRHP